A window from Centropristis striata isolate RG_2023a ecotype Rhode Island chromosome 2, C.striata_1.0, whole genome shotgun sequence encodes these proteins:
- the tmem208 gene encoding transmembrane protein 208 encodes MAPKGKVGTKGKKQIYEENEATLKFYTRVILGANAIYVAVNLLVFYSSSTFWTWLLLAFALAVFVGSYRSMSAMAKPVFAEDGSLLDGGIDLNMEQGMAEHLKDVILLTAIVQVLSTISSYFWYLWLLAPARALHLLWVNFLGPWFMAESPTAPEEVNEKKQRRQERRQMKRF; translated from the exons ATGGCG CCCAAAGGGAAGGTTGGCACGAAGGGAAAGAAGCAGATCTATGAGGAGAATGAAGCGACTCTGAAGTTCTACACCAGAGTCATCCTAGGAGCCAAC GCCATATATGTTGCAGTAAATCTCTTGGTATTCTACAGTTCGTCTACATTTTGGACATGG ctgctgcttgcGTTCGCACTAGCAGTGTTTGTCGGGAGTTACCGATCCATGTCGGCCATGGCCAAGCCGGTGTTTGCTGAGGATGGAAGTCTCCTGGACGGAGGAATAGACTTAAACATGGAGCAGGGAATGGCAGA GCACCTGAAGGATGTCATCCTGCTCACAGCTATAGTTCAAGTGCTCAGCACAATCTCTTCTTATTTCTGGTATCTTTGGCTGCTG gcccCGGCCCGAGCCCTGCACCTGCTGTGGGTGAACTTCCTGGGCCCCTGGTTTATGGCAGAGAGCCCGACGGCACCAGAGGAAGTGAACGAGAAGAAGCAGAGAAGACAAGAGCGCAGACAGATGAAGAGATTCTGA
- the slc39a1 gene encoding zinc transporter ZIP1, with product MEYLLQVKIGALIGLLVLTLLFGFIPARVKWFRDTNGTETHRTVLSLISCFAGGVFLAACLLDIIPDYLSDINAELDAQELKTDFPIPEFIIAAGFFMVLILERIVLNCREVRGAQEERAPLIPDNRNGHGHGHGTSPDLESSGQHVHVDFQAHSPFRSFMLFLSLSLHSVFEGLAIGLQNTDSKVLEICIAILVHKSIIVFSLSVKLVQSAVRPLWVAAYIGVFALMSPIGIAIGISVIEAQLAAGAMIQVVLEGLAAGTFVYITFLEILPHELNSPGKQLLKVLFILLGFTVMATLTFLG from the exons ATGGAATACCTTCTTCAGGTGAAAATAGGCGCTCTGATCGGTTTATTGGTCCTAACTCTGCTTTTTGGATTCATCCCTGCTCGAGTCAAATGGTTCAGAGACACAAACGGGACAG AAACCCACCGCACTGTTCTGAGTCTGATCAGCTGTTTTGCCGGAGGGGTTTTCCTGGCAGCATGTCTGCTCGACATCATTCCAGATTATCTGTCAGACATCAACGCTGAGCTGGATGCTCAGGAGCTGAag ACCGATTTCCCGATTCCAGAGTTCATCATTGCAGCCGGTTTCTTCATGGTTCTCATTCTGGAGAGGATCGTCCTGAACTGTCGGGAAGTGAGAGGGGCTCAGGAGGAGAGGGCGCCCCTAATACCGGACAACAGAAATGGACACGGACACGGCCATGGAACGAGTCCTGACCTGGAGAGCAGTGGCCAACATGTCCATGTTGACTTTCAGGCTCACTCCCCCTTCCGCTCCTTCatgctcttcctctccctctcgctGCACTCAGTGTTTGAGGGTCTTGCCATCGGCCTGCAAAACACAGACTCAAAG GTTTTAGAGATCTGCATCGCCATCCTCGTCCACAAGAGCATCATCGTGTTCAGCCTGTCGGTGAAGCTGGTCCAGAGCGCGGTCCGTCCGTTATGGGTGGCTGCTTACATCGGGGTGTTCGCCTTGATGTCGCCTATAGGCATCGCCATCGGCATCAGTGTGATCGAGGCTCAGCTCGCTGCCGGAGCCATGATCCAGGTGGTCCTGGAGGGACTCGCTGCGGGGACGTTCGTTTACATCACTTTCCTGGAGATCCTCCCACATGAGCTCAACTCACCCGGGAAGCAGCTCCTCAAGGTGCTCTTCATCCTGCTGGGCTTCACCGTCATGGCAACGCTGACGTTTCTGGGCTGA